Proteins co-encoded in one bacterium genomic window:
- the alr gene encoding alanine racemase encodes MMASSPSRDRRGAAGTDPARSPARPTRPAWAEIDLGAIAHNVRTITSLLRKPARVMAVVKADAYGHGALPVARAAVDAGAASLGVATTDEGVQLRRAGIGVPILLLGYTPPEDAEIVVGHDLSVTVFHMEVARALSQAAGRAGRPAKIHLKIDTGMGRIGIAPADAVALAVEARRLSGVVLEGCFTHFAAADDADLASAMAQLDTFRSVLRQLDEAKIPLGLRHAANSAALLVLPESHLDLVRPGIALYGIPPAPHLANRIPLRRAMRLRARVSFVKQVPAGTTIGYGHAYRAGRTTTIATIPVGYADGYPRLLSGRGEVSFGGRRLPVAGRVSMDQCMVDAGETSIRVGDEVELWGEEVPVEDVAERAQTISYEILAGVSRRIPRVFVRDGQAIGTRTLLTQDE; translated from the coding sequence ATGATGGCATCATCCCCGTCCCGTGACCGGCGGGGCGCGGCGGGGACCGATCCCGCCCGCTCACCGGCACGACCCACGCGGCCGGCATGGGCCGAGATCGACCTCGGGGCGATCGCGCACAACGTCCGGACGATTACGTCGCTGCTGCGCAAACCGGCGCGCGTGATGGCGGTTGTCAAAGCGGACGCCTACGGACACGGGGCGCTGCCCGTCGCCCGCGCGGCGGTGGACGCCGGGGCGGCATCGCTCGGCGTGGCGACGACGGACGAGGGAGTACAGTTGCGGCGCGCGGGGATCGGCGTCCCGATCCTGCTGCTCGGCTACACACCGCCGGAGGACGCGGAGATCGTGGTGGGACACGATCTCTCGGTCACCGTGTTCCACATGGAAGTGGCCCGGGCACTGAGCCAGGCCGCGGGGCGCGCCGGCCGTCCGGCAAAGATTCACCTCAAGATCGACACCGGGATGGGCCGGATCGGTATCGCGCCCGCGGACGCGGTGGCTCTCGCCGTCGAGGCGCGCCGGCTCTCCGGGGTCGTCCTCGAGGGGTGTTTCACCCACTTCGCTGCGGCCGACGATGCCGACCTGGCCTCGGCCATGGCTCAACTCGACACCTTCCGCAGCGTGCTCCGGCAACTCGACGAGGCCAAGATCCCGCTGGGGCTCCGCCATGCGGCCAACAGCGCGGCGTTGCTAGTGCTGCCCGAGTCGCACCTCGATCTCGTTCGTCCGGGGATCGCGCTCTACGGGATTCCACCTGCGCCGCACCTCGCCAACCGGATCCCCCTCCGCCGCGCCATGCGTCTGCGAGCGCGGGTCTCGTTCGTCAAACAGGTTCCCGCCGGGACCACAATCGGCTACGGCCACGCGTACCGCGCCGGGCGGACCACGACGATCGCGACGATCCCGGTGGGGTATGCCGACGGGTATCCGCGACTCTTGAGCGGACGGGGGGAAGTCTCCTTTGGGGGGCGCCGGTTGCCGGTCGCCGGCCGGGTCTCCATGGATCAGTGCATGGTCGACGCGGGGGAAACCTCGATCCGCGTGGGGGATGAGGTCGAACTCTGGGGCGAGGAGGTGCCCGTTGAGGACGTGGCCGAGCGCGCGCAGACGATCTCCTAC